In the genome of Dyadobacter fermentans DSM 18053, the window CTGTTGTATCAAAATGCCGTCAGGCATGCGACAACAATGCATTGTTGTCGCATGCCTGACGGCATTTTGTAAAGCCTGGACATTTTTTGCTACCAATATTACATCGCTACGCGATTTAGCCAGTGTTTTTAAACATCATCCCATTCATTTGCATTCTACAATGCCTGACACACCTGACAATACTTAACCACTCCTGACCAAACCTGACCATTTTTAACCACACCTGACAATACCTTACTTCGCTCCGCCGACCGAAATCATATTCGCAAACAGCCGGTATGCGCCGGTGACGCCTGCGGGGAGCTCGCGGAAGAATGAGAGGCCGGTGTAAATGTAATGTCCTTTGCCGTACTGCGCGTACAATGTGCTGCCTTCCCGGGCCGGCTCGTCCTTATCGTGGGCCGAAAACAGCGCGACGTAGTTCTTTTTATCCCAATCCTGGGCAAAATACAGTCCGCGCTCTTGTACCCAGCCTTCAAAATCCTTCTGCGTGATTTTGTTCGGGTAATTCAAAACCGGGTTTTCAGGTTGCAGAAAATGCATTTCAGCGTCCTCTTCCGTTACCCGCTCACGCCCCAGCTGGATCGGGTACGGGCCGATTTCCTTCACTTTTTGTCCGCCGGGAATGGTGTACTGCACGACCATCGTACCGCCGTTTTTCACATAATCCATCAGTTTTGCCTGATAGTTGTTCAGGTAGGCCTCTGTGTTGTAGGCACGCACACCCACCACGATCGCGTCGTACACGTTCAGGTCTTTTGATAGGCCTGCTTCGTTGAGCATCGTCACCTGGCAGTCCATTTGGCGGAGTGCCGTGGGCACATCATCACCCGCGCCGGCAATGTAGCCGATGTTACGTGCAGTGGTTTGTACGTCAATCTTCGCCAGTTTGGCCGACGATTCGGGGAAGAGCGTCTGACTTGGGATGTGCTGGTAGGCGATGGTTTTAACCGATTTGTCATACTGCTGACCATCTACAACAGCCACCGCTTTGATCGCAGCTTCCTGATTACCAGCCGGTGGCGTGATGATGAACGAGAAGTATTGCTGCTGGTATTTATTGGTTAAATTAAATTCCGCGGATTCCGGAACGGCTTTCCAGCCTGTGGGGATTTGCGGTTTCAGAGTACCTTTCACATTGCCGCGTTGCGCTTCCACGATGATATTTACCGTTTTGGCCTCCATCGAAGGGAAAATAAACACCGGCTCGGTAATGGTGGTCGTTACGAGCGGGCGTATTTCGAACGGTCGGTAAATCTCACCTTCCGCAGGATCAACGAATTTGTAAACCCAGGGTTTTTCAAATACAAATTTCTGTCCGCCTATCTCGAATGTATAGCGCGTCTTCGTGTCGGGCCGGTTTTCGGGGAAGCCGATATCCTGCTGGTTGTCGATCTGGAAAATGCCGCGTTCGATAGACTTTTCAAGCCAGTAGGGTTGGCTGGTGGGTAGGTTAGCGGGGAGTTTAGCCCGTTTTGGAAATGCATTCATCTCATTGGAATTCAGCGCGAGGTTCATCACGCTGTCCGCCGTTTTGCCTGTCCAATGCAGCGAGACGAGTTTTACAGGGTAATCGGAGCGCTTCACGACGCTGATATTGATCCGCGCCTCGTCGCCCGCAACGGCAGAGAAGTCGTTGGGATTGGTTTCGAACCAAAGCCCGGCACATTGCTGGATCAGGTCCTTCACTTCCTCTTTTTTAGCCTTAATATAAATGTTGGCCGAATCCAGGTTGTTCAGCTCCACATTGATTTTGAGCAATTCTGGAATGCTCGCCGATGGTTTGTTCACCGAATAGTTTTTGATCGCCGCTGTAATCAGCGCCTGTACTTTTTCGCCGCCTTTCAAGCGTTTCCAGCTGAGGTCCACGCCGTCGAAAAGGCCTTTTTCAGCCGGCGTGCCTACTTTATGCAGGAAATAATCGATGCGGTCGCCACGGTGCGGGGCGCTGCCGAAGCCCTGGCTGCGGTGCTGGCTGCGGCTCAGTGCAGCGATTTCGGTGTATGATTTGCCCAAAACCGGGTTATAACCACCGATTTCAATGGAAATAAACGGGTTTTTCTCTTCGCTGGGCGCTTTGTTGGTGAAGCCCGGGGTGAATGTATTCCAAACCAACCGCCTGGTTTGCCATGTTTTCACAAATTTCAACTGGTCGGGATAGGCCTTCGGATCGGCTGCCAGGCCGAAACCCTCCTCGGCCAGGTACGCTGACGTCTGGTGGTGCCCGTGGCCGGCGCGCGGATCGGGCGGGAAGCGGGTAATGATCACGTCGGGCTGGAATTTCCGGATCATCCACACCACGTCGCCAAGTACTTTTTCACGGTCCCAGAAGTGGAGCGTTTCGTCGCGGGTTTTGGAAAAACCAAAGTCGTAAGCCCTCGAAAAGAACTGCTGGGCGCCATCAATGCGCCGGGCTGCGAGCAGTTCCTGCGTGCGGATCACGCCGATATTGTAGCCTTGCTCGGCGCCGATGAGGTTCTGGCCGCCGTCGCCGCGCGTGAGCGACAGGTAGCCGGTGCGCACGAGCTGGTCTTTGGATAAGTAGGAGAGCATCAGCGTGTTCTCGTCGTCGGGATGGGCGGCGATGTAGAGCACGGAGCCCAACACATTGAGCTTTTTGATGTTCTGGAAAATTTCACTCGATGAGAGCGCGGGAGTCTGCGCGAAAAGCCGGGTAGCAAAGAGTACGAGGGCGAACGTAAAGAAACGATGCATAACGGGTTAAGGTGGTTGGACAGGGCTGGTTAAACGGTCCAGGTGAGCACATAATCTTCAAATGTATCAAATTGAAGCTGTACAATTTCCTGGTTGGCGCCTTTTTGCAGTTTAACTTCAAAACGGCCGTTTTGGTTGCCGGAAAAGGGATTTATCGTGATATGTTTTTTCAGATCAATGGAAGCGTCGCCGGCATATTTGAAAACAGACTCCTTCGCCGACCATATCAGATGCATTTGCACATTGTTTTCCAGGTCGGCCCATTGCATTTCCGCATCATTCAAAAAATAGAATGCACCCCTGGCAATCGATGGCTTCATTTGCTGGATATCCACGCCCACCGGCGCACCGGCCCGCAGGTACACGCACACATACGCGCCTGAATGCGACATCGAAATGTCCACGTCGGAGCCTGCCAGGTGCGGTTTGCGCTCGGCGTCGTAGCCAATCACGGCATAGCGGCCCAGCATTTCTTTCAGCAATGCCCTGCAAGCCAGCCATTCCTGTTTTCGTTTATCCTTTGAAATGGCTTCGAGCGCTGCCAAATCGGCGGCGGGTACATCGAGCGCTGCGAGCAAAGTTTCCCAGGGCTCGGTCATGCGCCAAAGGCCCAGTTGTGATACCGGTGAAATGGTTTTTATAGAAACGATGCCCATTTATTGTTAATTTTGATACCGGATGAGGCGTGGCATTTTCGCGCCCGTCCGCTGATTTTTATGTGGCCTAAAAACAAAGTACTGCGTTCGGCGCTCAAAGCATTCTCCATTTTTTTGCTCATTCTCGGGATCATCTTCGGATTGTTCCTCTGGCGGATCAGGGTGCCGAAGCCGGAGCTTGAAAGTACTAAAACTGTCGAAAGTTACAAACGCGAGCAGGTAGGGGAGAACCATTACCGGGTTGGCAACAACTGGCTGCGAAAGAACAAGCACGGCATTTGGGAAATGTACCTGGAAGGCGCCCCTTACGAGCGCGGGCTCGTTTACGGCATCCTGGCGAAGGAGCTGATGGAGAAACAGGAAGTGCATTTTGTAGGTCAAATCAAGGAAATGATCCCGAGCGCGATGTTCCTGCAAGTGCTGAAAGGTTTTGTAGGCTGGTTCAACCGCGATATTTACAAATACATTCCCGAGGAAAACCAGCAGGAAATCTACGGCGTTTCGCAGTCGTTTTCGGACCAGTTCAATTACATCGGACCTAAATACTACCGCATTCTCAATTACCACGCGGCGCACGACATCGGGCATGCGCTCACGGACCTGAATATGGTGGGCTGCACCTCGTTCGCCGTGAACCATTCGCTCACCAAGGATTCCACATTGCTCATTGCCAGGAACTTTGATTTTTACATGGGCGACGCATTCGCGGAGGACAAGCTGATCGTCTTCATGAACCCCGATAAAGGCTATAAATTTGCCTCTTACGCCTGGGCAGGGCTTACGGGCGTGGTTTCGGGGATTAATGAAAAAGGTATAACCGTTACATTAAATGCCTCGAAATCAGACATTCCGTTTGCTGCCAAAGAGCCTATTTCGATTCTGGCCCGGGAAATCCTGCAATATGCGGGGACCATCGGGGAAGCGCGTCGCATTGCTTCCAAAAGTGAGACATTCGTGTCGGAATCGCTGCTGATCGGTTCGGCGGCGGATGATAAGGCGGTGATTATTGAGAAATCGCCTCAGAAAATGGATGTGTACGATTCTGGAAAGGATGCGCTTGTTTGTGCAAACCACTATCAGAGCAATGCATTTATCAGAGATTCAGTCAATATCAACAATATCAAGGATACGGATTCGAAGGCCCGTTTCGACCGCATGACCCAGCTCCTCGGCCGTGCTTACCCGATGGATGTGAACAAGGCAGCGGCGATTTTGCGTGATCAAAAGGCTGTGGACGATCAATTCATCGGTTATGGCAATTCCAAACTGCTCAATCAGTTGATCGCACACCACGGCATTGTTTTTAAACCCGCCCGAAAGGAGTTCTGGATCTCTGCGCCGCCCTATCAGCTCGGAGAATTTGTAGGGTATGATTTGAATCGGATATTTGCACAAAAAGGTGACTTTGAGTCGTTTGACTCGCTTGATATCGACCGGGACCCGTTCCTGGAATCGGCAGACTATAAAAAGTTTGAGGCATTTAAATCCGTAAAGCAGAAAATCACTAAATATGTAATGCTGGATACGCCGCTTTCTTTGACACCGCAGGACGAGCAGAACTTCATTGCGAATAATGCACAGAGTTACCTGCCGTATTTTTTCCTCGGCCAGTATCATCAAAAGAAAGGCGACTTCGGCAAAGCGATCGGTTATTACGAACAGTCGTTGAAACACGAGGTTTCTTCGCTGAATGAAGCAAACACGATCCGCGAACGGATAGCCGAAAGCAAGCAGGGCAAGCATTAATGCCTTTTTCAGATTTCCATACCAACCTTTGATTGCCATGAGTTCCGAAACACAGCAGCCCGCGTTGCAGCAGCTTTTGTTGCACGTTTCCAACTATTCCAATTACTACAAGCGTATTTTCCGCGAACAGAATATCAATGTCGACGCGATTAAAACCGTGGCCGATCTGGCGCAGCTGCCGTTCACGACCAAAGACGACCTTGCCCAATACAACGACGATTTCCTGTGCGTGCCCAAAAGCCGCATTACCGATTTCGTGACCACGTCCGGAACGCTCAGCGATCCGGTAGCATTTTACCTCACCGATTCGGATGTGGAAAGGCTGGCGACGAACGAAGCGGCGTCGTTCCAATGCGCCGGCGGTTCGGAAAGCGACATTTACCAGCTCATGACCACCATCGACCGCCGGTTTATGGCCGGACTGGCCTATTGGATGGGTGCACGCAAAATGGGCGCGGGTATGATCCGCGTCGGTCCGGGAGCCCCTTTCCTGCAATGGGAGTCGATCCAGCGGTTTTCGCCCACGGTGATCATCGCCATCCCGTCGTTCATCCCTAGACTGATCGACTATGCGATTGCCAATGAAATCGATTTCGCCGCTTCGAGCATTCAATCCATCATTTGCATTGGCGAACCCATCCGAAACCCGGATTTCACGCTGAATGAGCTCGGCAAGCGCATTACCTCGCAATGGGACGTGAAGCTCTATTCGACTTACGCGTCTACTGAAATGGGTGCGGCCTTTACCGAATGCGGAGAGGGCAAAGGCGGCCATTTGAACCCCGATCTGCTGATCCTCGAAGTGGTGGACGACGAAGGGAATGCGGTGCAGGATGGCGAGCTCGGCGAAGTAGTAGTGACCACGCTCGGCGTGGAAGGCATGCCGCTGCTGCGGTACAAAACGGGCGATCTTTGTAATGTCTATTATGCACCGTGCGCGTGCGGGCGCACGAGCCCGCGCCTGGGGCCGGTGGTCGGCCGCAAGCAGCAAATGATCAAGTTTAAGGGCACGACCATCTTTCCGCCGGCATTGTTCGATGTGCTCGACGCCGTGAAGGAAATCGAATTATACCAGGTAGTCGTTTCGAAAAACGAGTTCGGAAACGACGAAATTACGGTGGTGCTGCCCATGCAATTACAGACCTCGGCATTCAAGGAAACGATGCATTCGCTGTTCAAATCGAGGCTCCGGGTGTCGCCTGCATTAACTTTCGTAACCGCTGAAGAACTAACTTTCCGCATCTACAAACAGGAGAAGCGCAAACCTGAAAAATTGATCTATATTTGACCCCTCTGTTACCATAAAAATAAAATTACTACCATGAAAAAGTTTATTTACGCGTCTGTAATGGCCATTTCGTTCCTCGCCGCAGATGCTGCAATTGCCCAGCGTGTCGACCTCCGCTCCGGTGATGTGAACGTGCTGTCGGGTCAGAAAACGGTGAATGTGGAATACGATTATTCGAGCTTCGGTGTGGGTAAATTTGCTACCGAACAGGAGTATCTCGATAAAAAATCGGCCGAGTACAATGCCAAGGAAGCAGGTAAGGGTGATGCCTGGAAAAAAGCGTGGGTAGAAGACCGCAAGAACCGCTATGAGCCCAAGTTCGAAGAGCTTTTTAACAAAGGACTCGAAGACAAAGGCATTACCGCTGTAACCGCCCGTCCCGATGCGCAATATACCCTGATCGTGAAAACCAGATTCGTTGAGCCCGGTTTCAATGTGGGTGTCATGCGCAAGAATGCCTATGTGGACTATGAAATCGACCTCGTGGAATCTGCCAATAAATCGAACAAAGTCGCGGAAATAGCAATGAGAAACGTTCCGGGCGGCCAGTTCGGCGGTTTCGATTTCGATACCGGCGTCCGCATCGCGGAATCCTATGCGAAAGCCGGCAAATCGCTGGCGGCGTTTCTGGACAAAAAACTGAAATAATCAACCGTTCCAATACCTCTGTTATGAAAAAGCTAATACTCATCGCACTCGTGCTGTTCAATGCTGCGGTTGCATCGGCGGACAACACCATGGCCGACCTCGTTGCGGGTAAAACCAAACTGGTTTTCCTGGGCCTTGATTTTACACAGGCCAAATACATCGGTAAAGCAGGTTTTATGGACGCGCAGGCGATTCAAAATCAGCACATTGTGAGCTGGAACAACCTGATCGAACTGGAACCGAAGAAGTTTTCGCTCCAAAAGGCATTCAACCTCAAAGACGACCAGTACAAATCGAAGGTTGAGGACATGGTAGCTTTCAATAAATCGGTAAATGTGGAGAAAAACATTACCGAGGACGAGCACAGCATTACCGAAGACCAGGTGAAAAAATCCGTTGCGAAATATTCGCTGAGCGAAAAAGAGGGTGTAGGTGTGGTGTACGTGGTGGAAAGCCTCAGTAAAAACGCCGAGAAGATGACAGCCTGGGTAACATTCATCGACCTGGCTACTAAAAAGGTGATACACACCGAAAAAGTGGAAGGTAAAGCAGGCGGTTTCGGTTTCCGCAACTATTGGGCCGGGGCCGTTTACAAGATCAACCAGGAGATCGACAAAAGCCTGTACAAAAAGTGGAGCAAATCTTTTAAAGCGTAAAAAGTAAATAGAATTTTCTATTTTTAAAGCTCAGATTGATTACCGATACCATATCATTCTTTTGTAAGCTGTGATCTGTTTGCCTGAGTTTGGTGAACGTTTCACAGCTTGCTGTTTAAAACCCGCTGATCATCATCGTGCGTATAGCCAATTCGTTTTTCCTGTTGCTGCTGTGTCTGCTTTTTTCGGGCTGCGGCAAAATGCTCTACCGTTCGGCGGCGAAGGCTTTTACAAAAGGTGCCAAAGAAGCGCCATACGACGCGATTATCGTTCCCGGCTTTCCCTACAATGGTGAAAAGTGGGACATGGTGCACCAGCTTCGCATTCACTGGGCCTATTATCTCTATTCGAAAGGTTATACCAAAAACGTCATCTTTTCGGGCGGCGCTGTGGCTACTCCGTACATTGAAAGCCGCGTGATGGCTAACTATGCCGAGGCGCTGGGCATCCCGCGCGAGCATTTGTTTACCGAAGAAAAAGCCCAGCACAGTACTGAAAACGTATATTATTCCTACCGGCTTGCAAAAGAGCGGGGCTTTAAGAAAATTGCGCTTTCCACCGACCCGATCCAGACCAGCTACATGAAGAAGTTTATCAAAAAGTACGAGCTTCCCATTGGCCTGCTGCCCACGGTGATCGACACGGTGAAAACGCTCAACGTGTACGAGCCGAAAGCCGATCATAGCAATGCCGTCGTGAAAGAAGGTTTTGTGAAACTGTCGGATAGGGAAGGGTTTTTCAAACGCTTCCGGGGCACTATGGGCAAGTTCATTGTCTGGCATGAAGAAGATTTGAAAAAAGCGAAATACAGAAGAAGATACAAGGACCGGATGATACCCTCTTCCGAACAAACAGGGAACAATAAAAGCGTACAATGAAAAAAGAATTGTCGGCTATCGAAGCCAAGTATGAAGCACAGAAGATCGCGTTCGGCCCGATGTACTTTCAGTCGGTGGTGGCACTCAGGGACCTCGGTATTTTGCAATATATCAGCGAAAACCGCAAGGGAGTGAGCATTGCCAGGATCATCGAAAATGTGAATGTCTCGGAATACGGCGTGACCCTATTGCTGGAAGCGGCGGAAATTCTCGGCGTGGTGGAAATAGAAAATGACGTTGTCCGGATCAGCAAGATCGGTTTTTTCCTCTTGAAGGACGAAATGACGCGCGTGAACATGAATTTCATGAAAGACGTGTGCTACCTCGGCGCGAGCCACATGACCGAAAGCATCGTGAACGGGAAGCCCGAAGGCCTGAAAGAACTTGGCAACTGGCCGACGATCTACGAAGGCCTCTCCATCCTGCCCGAGCCCGCCAAAACTTCATGGTTCGAATTTGACCATTATTATTCCGACAATGCATTCCCCGACGCGCTGAAAATCGTGTTTTCGAAAAAACCGAAACTGATCTTCGACGTGGGCGGAAATACCGGTAAATGGTCGTTCGCGTGCTGTGACCATGATCCGGATGTGAGGATTAAAATACTCGATCTGCCGGTGCAGCTCAATGTAGCCCGTGCCAACGCCACCGAAAGAGGCCTGCTCGACCGGATTGATTTCCACGCGATCGACCTGCTCGATACAACGCAGAAAATTCCGCAAGGTGCCGATGTGATCTGGATGAGCCAGTTTTTGGATTGTTTCTCGAAAGAACAGATCGTTGCCATACTTGAAAACGCCCATCAGGCCGCTACCGAAAACACCACTTTGTACATTCTGGAACCATTTTTTGATAACCAGAATTATCCTGCTGCACATTATAGCCTGGTGGCTACATCTTTGTATTTTACAATTATGGCCAACGGCAACAGCAAAATGTACAGGATCGGTGTGATGAAGGAACTGGTATGCCAGGCTGGGTTTGAAGTAGTTGAAACTTATCCATTGATTGGCGACAGTTATCATACGATTCTGGAATGCAGGAAAAAGGCATAATGCCTGATCTGTTTACATTCTGGTTACGTAAATTTTGATAATTATGAAGCGTTTAATGGCGGTTTGCCTGGCACTTCTGCTCGGAGCGGCCGTTTCGGCCCAGGCGCAGGTAGACAAGGGGACTTTTTACGAAGCATTGTCGAGCGGTGAAGAAGACTCGATCGACCAGATGCTTTCGAAACTCGAAGGCGAAAAATCGACCTCGAAGATGAACGCCTACAAAGGCGCATTGACGATGAAGAAGGCCGGTTTTGTGAAAGGG includes:
- a CDS encoding 4'-phosphopantetheinyl transferase family protein: MGIVSIKTISPVSQLGLWRMTEPWETLLAALDVPAADLAALEAISKDKRKQEWLACRALLKEMLGRYAVIGYDAERKPHLAGSDVDISMSHSGAYVCVYLRAGAPVGVDIQQMKPSIARGAFYFLNDAEMQWADLENNVQMHLIWSAKESVFKYAGDASIDLKKHITINPFSGNQNGRFEVKLQKGANQEIVQLQFDTFEDYVLTWTV
- a CDS encoding PIG-L family deacetylase, with product MHRFFTFALVLFATRLFAQTPALSSSEIFQNIKKLNVLGSVLYIAAHPDDENTLMLSYLSKDQLVRTGYLSLTRGDGGQNLIGAEQGYNIGVIRTQELLAARRIDGAQQFFSRAYDFGFSKTRDETLHFWDREKVLGDVVWMIRKFQPDVIITRFPPDPRAGHGHHQTSAYLAEEGFGLAADPKAYPDQLKFVKTWQTRRLVWNTFTPGFTNKAPSEEKNPFISIEIGGYNPVLGKSYTEIAALSRSQHRSQGFGSAPHRGDRIDYFLHKVGTPAEKGLFDGVDLSWKRLKGGEKVQALITAAIKNYSVNKPSASIPELLKINVELNNLDSANIYIKAKKEEVKDLIQQCAGLWFETNPNDFSAVAGDEARINISVVKRSDYPVKLVSLHWTGKTADSVMNLALNSNEMNAFPKRAKLPANLPTSQPYWLEKSIERGIFQIDNQQDIGFPENRPDTKTRYTFEIGGQKFVFEKPWVYKFVDPAEGEIYRPFEIRPLVTTTITEPVFIFPSMEAKTVNIIVEAQRGNVKGTLKPQIPTGWKAVPESAEFNLTNKYQQQYFSFIITPPAGNQEAAIKAVAVVDGQQYDKSVKTIAYQHIPSQTLFPESSAKLAKIDVQTTARNIGYIAGAGDDVPTALRQMDCQVTMLNEAGLSKDLNVYDAIVVGVRAYNTEAYLNNYQAKLMDYVKNGGTMVVQYTIPGGQKVKEIGPYPIQLGRERVTEEDAEMHFLQPENPVLNYPNKITQKDFEGWVQERGLYFAQDWDKKNYVALFSAHDKDEPAREGSTLYAQYGKGHYIYTGLSFFRELPAGVTGAYRLFANMISVGGAK
- a CDS encoding phenylacetate--CoA ligase family protein; translated protein: MSSETQQPALQQLLLHVSNYSNYYKRIFREQNINVDAIKTVADLAQLPFTTKDDLAQYNDDFLCVPKSRITDFVTTSGTLSDPVAFYLTDSDVERLATNEAASFQCAGGSESDIYQLMTTIDRRFMAGLAYWMGARKMGAGMIRVGPGAPFLQWESIQRFSPTVIIAIPSFIPRLIDYAIANEIDFAASSIQSIICIGEPIRNPDFTLNELGKRITSQWDVKLYSTYASTEMGAAFTECGEGKGGHLNPDLLILEVVDDEGNAVQDGELGEVVVTTLGVEGMPLLRYKTGDLCNVYYAPCACGRTSPRLGPVVGRKQQMIKFKGTTIFPPALFDVLDAVKEIELYQVVVSKNEFGNDEITVVLPMQLQTSAFKETMHSLFKSRLRVSPALTFVTAEELTFRIYKQEKRKPEKLIYI
- a CDS encoding C45 family autoproteolytic acyltransferase/hydolase, which encodes MWPKNKVLRSALKAFSIFLLILGIIFGLFLWRIRVPKPELESTKTVESYKREQVGENHYRVGNNWLRKNKHGIWEMYLEGAPYERGLVYGILAKELMEKQEVHFVGQIKEMIPSAMFLQVLKGFVGWFNRDIYKYIPEENQQEIYGVSQSFSDQFNYIGPKYYRILNYHAAHDIGHALTDLNMVGCTSFAVNHSLTKDSTLLIARNFDFYMGDAFAEDKLIVFMNPDKGYKFASYAWAGLTGVVSGINEKGITVTLNASKSDIPFAAKEPISILAREILQYAGTIGEARRIASKSETFVSESLLIGSAADDKAVIIEKSPQKMDVYDSGKDALVCANHYQSNAFIRDSVNINNIKDTDSKARFDRMTQLLGRAYPMDVNKAAAILRDQKAVDDQFIGYGNSKLLNQLIAHHGIVFKPARKEFWISAPPYQLGEFVGYDLNRIFAQKGDFESFDSLDIDRDPFLESADYKKFEAFKSVKQKITKYVMLDTPLSLTPQDEQNFIANNAQSYLPYFFLGQYHQKKGDFGKAIGYYEQSLKHEVSSLNEANTIRERIAESKQGKH
- a CDS encoding YdcF family protein, whose translation is MRIANSFFLLLLCLLFSGCGKMLYRSAAKAFTKGAKEAPYDAIIVPGFPYNGEKWDMVHQLRIHWAYYLYSKGYTKNVIFSGGAVATPYIESRVMANYAEALGIPREHLFTEEKAQHSTENVYYSYRLAKERGFKKIALSTDPIQTSYMKKFIKKYELPIGLLPTVIDTVKTLNVYEPKADHSNAVVKEGFVKLSDREGFFKRFRGTMGKFIVWHEEDLKKAKYRRRYKDRMIPSSEQTGNNKSVQ
- a CDS encoding methyltransferase, which encodes MKKELSAIEAKYEAQKIAFGPMYFQSVVALRDLGILQYISENRKGVSIARIIENVNVSEYGVTLLLEAAEILGVVEIENDVVRISKIGFFLLKDEMTRVNMNFMKDVCYLGASHMTESIVNGKPEGLKELGNWPTIYEGLSILPEPAKTSWFEFDHYYSDNAFPDALKIVFSKKPKLIFDVGGNTGKWSFACCDHDPDVRIKILDLPVQLNVARANATERGLLDRIDFHAIDLLDTTQKIPQGADVIWMSQFLDCFSKEQIVAILENAHQAATENTTLYILEPFFDNQNYPAAHYSLVATSLYFTIMANGNSKMYRIGVMKELVCQAGFEVVETYPLIGDSYHTILECRKKA